The proteins below come from a single Microbacterium sp. SLBN-154 genomic window:
- a CDS encoding GntR family transcriptional regulator — protein MTPSSATTDLPVGGSLPAQIFGRLEEAIIGGEFTPGSRLRADEIAATYGVSRIPVREAFSALAESGWVEIRPRYGVYVRQRSRDELTELFEARAGIEQEIARLAAERRTDHDLEALRDAVERSRAAAPRRNASELTQAAADYNVALRAASHNAVLGTLSLQLEKRARFYFAPIAAEVGASWTEGQERLLGILERGDAEAAAASARRHILETERDVADLLDSEIFSD, from the coding sequence GTGACCCCTTCGAGTGCGACAACCGACCTCCCGGTGGGAGGATCGCTGCCCGCCCAGATCTTCGGGCGCCTCGAAGAGGCCATCATCGGAGGCGAGTTCACTCCCGGCAGTCGCCTGCGGGCTGATGAGATCGCCGCCACCTACGGGGTGAGCAGGATCCCGGTGCGGGAAGCATTCAGCGCCCTCGCCGAATCCGGATGGGTGGAGATCCGTCCCCGCTACGGCGTGTACGTTCGGCAACGCTCCCGTGACGAACTGACCGAGCTCTTCGAAGCGCGGGCGGGTATCGAGCAGGAAATCGCCCGCCTCGCCGCAGAGCGGCGCACCGATCATGATCTCGAGGCGCTCCGAGACGCTGTCGAGCGCAGCCGCGCCGCTGCTCCTCGACGCAATGCCTCCGAGCTCACTCAAGCGGCCGCCGACTACAACGTCGCACTGCGAGCAGCGTCGCACAACGCGGTGCTGGGCACCCTGTCGCTGCAGCTGGAGAAACGCGCCCGCTTTTACTTCGCACCCATCGCAGCCGAGGTGGGCGCATCGTGGACCGAGGGCCAGGAACGCCTCCTGGGCATCCTCGAGCGCGGCGACGCCGAGGCTGCCGCGGCCTCCGCCCGCCGCCATATCCTAGAGACCGAGCGCGACGTCGCCGATCTCCTCGACTCGGAGATCTTCAGCGACTGA
- a CDS encoding SDR family NAD(P)-dependent oxidoreductase translates to MTVALVMGGATGIGAAVVEALSARGDSVVLADRDIDAADALINSLANPRALAVHADFADADAPARAVKTAVDLGDGVIDLVFYNAGVLRAAPLSQWTADAWDHSTAVNLRAPFLTAVAADAALRRSDAGRFIVTSSTGALRGHAGMPAYHATKSGLLGLVRALADEWGPAGVTANAVLPGWIDTPFNDDFWGHQEDPDAATRRLEESIPLRRQGEPGDVVGAVLFLASHDAAYITGQSFVVDGGYTAV, encoded by the coding sequence GTGACCGTCGCCCTGGTGATGGGCGGAGCGACGGGGATCGGCGCCGCAGTCGTTGAGGCGTTGAGCGCCCGCGGCGATTCGGTCGTGCTCGCTGACCGCGACATCGACGCCGCCGACGCACTCATCAATTCCCTCGCGAACCCCCGCGCCCTCGCCGTGCACGCCGACTTCGCTGATGCCGACGCCCCGGCGCGAGCGGTCAAAACGGCGGTCGACCTCGGCGATGGGGTGATCGATCTCGTCTTCTACAACGCCGGTGTCCTGCGCGCCGCGCCGCTTTCACAGTGGACGGCCGACGCTTGGGACCATTCCACTGCTGTCAACCTGCGCGCCCCGTTCCTGACCGCCGTCGCCGCCGACGCCGCACTGCGGCGGAGTGATGCCGGCCGATTCATCGTCACCAGCTCAACGGGAGCGCTTCGCGGACACGCCGGAATGCCTGCCTACCACGCCACGAAGTCCGGACTTCTCGGGCTCGTGCGGGCCCTTGCCGACGAATGGGGTCCCGCCGGTGTGACGGCCAACGCCGTCCTCCCCGGCTGGATCGACACACCCTTCAATGACGACTTCTGGGGTCACCAGGAGGATCCGGATGCGGCGACGCGACGTTTGGAGGAGTCCATCCCGCTTCGCCGTCAGGGTGAACCCGGAGACGTGGTCGGCGCCGTCCTCTTCCTCGCCTCCCACGACGCCGCGTACATCACCGGACAAAGCTTTGTCGTCGACGGCGGCTACACCGCCGTCTGA
- a CDS encoding diaminopropionate ammonia-lyase yields the protein MADSRIYIPTRRRPAQPINDGDAAARRDFHRSLPGYRATPLLQLRSLAAESGVAGIYVKDEAERLGLPAFKMLGASWATARAIQRDWAPDIPLTLDALRAALADRLRRRLAAATDGNHGRGVARMAALLDLDCDVFVPAGTADSRIADIESEGARVTVVDGTYDDTVRRSAEEADERTLVISDTSWPGYLDTPRDVIRGYATMFEEVDDALARSGLPAPTHLFVQAGVGAFAAAAISHYDDSRRSGNSRRPTTVVVEPIDADCLLRSAENDEVTEAPGPHRSTMAGLNCGLPSLLAWPTVQGGTDAYIAISDGRAHSAMRTLATEGLVSGESGAAALAGLQALLDDRAAAEQLGLDDTSVVLVVNTEGATDPVNYRSQLAEDPQATRDAAHVRRQARRVIDLSPEG from the coding sequence ATGGCTGATTCCCGCATCTACATACCGACGCGCCGCAGGCCCGCCCAGCCGATCAACGACGGCGATGCGGCCGCGCGCCGCGACTTCCACCGCTCCCTGCCGGGCTATCGAGCAACGCCGCTCCTGCAGCTGCGCTCTCTCGCCGCCGAGAGCGGGGTGGCCGGCATCTACGTCAAAGACGAAGCCGAGCGCCTCGGACTTCCGGCCTTCAAGATGCTCGGCGCCTCCTGGGCGACCGCTCGAGCCATCCAACGGGACTGGGCACCCGACATCCCGCTCACCCTTGACGCGCTACGCGCAGCACTCGCCGACCGGCTGAGACGCCGGCTCGCCGCGGCGACCGACGGCAACCACGGACGGGGCGTCGCTCGCATGGCAGCGCTCCTGGATCTGGACTGCGACGTCTTCGTCCCCGCCGGAACGGCGGACTCTCGCATCGCCGACATCGAAAGCGAAGGTGCGCGTGTCACTGTCGTCGACGGCACATATGACGACACCGTACGCCGCTCGGCCGAGGAGGCCGACGAACGCACCCTCGTCATCAGCGACACCTCGTGGCCCGGATACCTCGACACCCCGCGTGATGTCATTCGCGGCTACGCCACGATGTTCGAAGAGGTCGATGACGCGCTCGCGCGGTCAGGCCTCCCCGCTCCGACGCACCTCTTTGTCCAAGCCGGGGTCGGCGCTTTCGCCGCGGCCGCGATCAGCCATTACGACGACTCTCGGCGCTCGGGCAATTCCCGTCGCCCCACGACGGTCGTGGTGGAGCCGATCGACGCCGACTGCCTCTTGCGCTCGGCGGAGAACGACGAGGTCACCGAGGCCCCCGGGCCGCACCGCTCCACCATGGCCGGACTCAACTGCGGGCTCCCCTCGCTGCTGGCATGGCCGACCGTGCAGGGCGGCACAGATGCCTACATCGCGATCTCCGACGGCCGCGCGCACTCGGCCATGCGCACCCTGGCGACCGAAGGGCTGGTTTCCGGAGAATCAGGAGCCGCCGCGCTCGCCGGTCTCCAGGCGCTCCTCGATGACCGTGCCGCCGCCGAGCAACTCGGACTCGACGACACGTCAGTCGTTCTCGTGGTGAACACCGAAGGCGCGACCGACCCGGTCAATTATCGCTCGCAGCTCGCCGAAGACCCGCAGGCGACCCGCGATGCAGCCCACGTCCGCCGCCAGGCCAGACGCGTCATCGACCTGTCCCCGGAAGGATGA
- a CDS encoding flavin-containing monooxygenase: protein MKMVPRVAVIGAGFGGVAAAHSLQQSGAVVTLYERADRVGGVWRDNDYPGAACDVPSHLYSFSFAPKEDWTRRFAPQAEIRQYIEDTVDAVGLRSALRTNQTLISATWDDVDGSWLLRFASGLEDRCDILVPALGQMSTPHTPAIPGAVTFAGATFHSARWDHSVDLAGKRVVVIGSGASIVQIVPAIADAAASVSVIQRSPGYVLEKGDHPYQRARSRIGARLRRWRDYIGKEVRTPRLVRFPKLVRPVERQFRRDIEQWVRDPELRAKVTPADRFGCKRILVSNDWYPTLQRDDVHLVNAGIAAIEPDAVVTTEGQRLPADVIVYGTGFRTQAFLSGIDVRGRGGRPLADAWAENPSAYLGMGVPDFPNLFLVYGPNTNPAWNSVLVFLEWQAQYIARIARAWRRRGPLAMDPTPEATGRFVADMKRRSARSVWVTGCANWYVDDTGVNTQNWPGLATAYWLLTRRIAWRDYCIARVADATRASDGVTKRQVPTVSR, encoded by the coding sequence ATGAAGATGGTGCCACGTGTCGCCGTGATCGGCGCAGGCTTCGGTGGTGTCGCCGCCGCTCACAGTCTCCAGCAGAGTGGCGCCGTCGTCACCCTCTACGAGCGGGCGGACCGTGTCGGCGGGGTCTGGCGCGACAACGACTACCCAGGCGCGGCGTGTGATGTGCCCTCTCACCTGTACTCTTTCTCCTTCGCTCCCAAGGAGGACTGGACCCGTCGCTTCGCGCCCCAGGCGGAGATCCGGCAGTACATCGAGGACACGGTCGATGCCGTCGGACTGCGCTCCGCGCTGCGAACGAACCAAACCCTCATTTCGGCAACATGGGACGACGTCGACGGCTCGTGGCTGCTGCGCTTCGCTTCCGGCCTGGAAGACCGCTGCGACATCCTTGTTCCGGCGCTCGGACAGATGAGCACCCCCCACACCCCCGCCATTCCTGGGGCCGTGACCTTCGCGGGCGCAACCTTCCACTCGGCACGCTGGGATCACTCCGTCGATCTCGCGGGAAAGCGCGTCGTCGTCATCGGCTCGGGCGCGAGCATCGTGCAGATCGTGCCGGCGATCGCCGACGCTGCCGCGTCCGTGTCGGTCATCCAGCGATCCCCGGGCTACGTGCTTGAGAAGGGCGACCACCCTTATCAGCGAGCCCGCAGCCGGATCGGTGCGCGCCTGCGCCGCTGGCGTGACTACATCGGCAAGGAAGTGCGAACGCCTCGACTCGTTCGCTTTCCCAAGCTTGTCCGGCCGGTCGAGCGACAGTTCCGACGCGACATCGAGCAATGGGTGCGCGACCCTGAGCTTCGCGCCAAGGTGACCCCGGCCGACCGCTTCGGCTGCAAACGCATCCTCGTGTCGAACGACTGGTATCCCACTCTTCAGCGTGACGACGTGCATCTCGTCAACGCCGGGATCGCTGCCATCGAGCCCGACGCCGTCGTGACAACCGAGGGGCAGCGACTGCCAGCCGACGTCATTGTCTACGGCACCGGATTCCGCACCCAGGCGTTCCTGAGCGGCATCGATGTCCGCGGACGCGGAGGTCGTCCACTCGCAGATGCGTGGGCCGAGAACCCGAGTGCGTACCTCGGTATGGGTGTGCCCGACTTCCCGAATCTGTTCCTTGTGTACGGGCCGAACACCAATCCCGCATGGAACTCCGTTCTGGTGTTCCTGGAGTGGCAGGCTCAGTACATCGCTCGCATCGCGCGGGCGTGGCGGCGCCGCGGACCGCTTGCGATGGATCCGACACCCGAAGCCACGGGCCGCTTCGTCGCCGACATGAAACGCCGATCGGCGCGGAGCGTGTGGGTCACCGGGTGCGCGAACTGGTACGTCGACGACACCGGTGTGAACACTCAGAACTGGCCGGGTCTTGCCACCGCGTACTGGCTGCTGACGCGTCGCATCGCGTGGCGGGACTACTGCATCGCACGGGTTGCGGACGCCACGCGAGCGAGCGATGGCGTCACCAAGAGACAGGTGCCGACCGTCAGTCGCTGA
- a CDS encoding SDR family NAD(P)-dependent oxidoreductase, translated as MTADPLTLGNALTGRTALITGAAGALGSAIALRFAAEGARVALADLDLSATQAVAGEIATATGADVRALAVDVTDAAALDDAAAALEADWGVCDTIVPNAGVLALAPALDLSLREWNLALTVNLTGAFVTATTFARRLIAAEQGGTITFTSSLFGVRGGRGNAAYSATKFGVIGLSQSLAADFADNGIRVNAVCPGQIETAMLDDLFQRRATQNATTPSQERTDFESRIPLKRLGTPDEVARTFVYLASDQSSYLTGQHIVLDGGWQVG; from the coding sequence ATGACCGCCGATCCCCTCACCCTCGGAAACGCCCTCACCGGCCGCACCGCCCTGATCACCGGCGCGGCTGGCGCACTCGGCTCAGCGATCGCACTGCGCTTCGCCGCCGAAGGCGCTCGGGTCGCCCTTGCCGACCTCGACCTATCAGCCACGCAAGCGGTCGCGGGCGAGATCGCCACTGCCACCGGAGCTGATGTCCGGGCGCTGGCCGTCGACGTGACCGACGCCGCCGCCCTGGATGACGCCGCCGCCGCACTCGAAGCAGATTGGGGCGTGTGCGACACCATTGTGCCCAACGCCGGCGTGCTCGCGCTCGCCCCCGCGCTGGACCTCTCGCTTCGGGAGTGGAATCTCGCGCTCACGGTGAACCTGACCGGCGCGTTCGTCACCGCCACCACCTTCGCCCGACGACTCATCGCGGCCGAACAGGGCGGAACCATCACCTTCACGTCATCGCTCTTCGGCGTCCGAGGAGGACGAGGCAACGCCGCCTACTCGGCAACCAAGTTCGGCGTGATCGGGCTTTCGCAAAGCCTTGCCGCCGACTTCGCTGACAACGGAATCCGCGTCAACGCGGTCTGCCCAGGGCAGATCGAGACCGCGATGCTCGACGACCTCTTCCAGCGCCGCGCCACGCAGAACGCCACCACCCCCTCCCAGGAGCGCACCGACTTCGAGTCGCGGATCCCCCTCAAACGCCTCGGCACACCCGACGAAGTCGCGCGCACCTTCGTCTACCTCGCCTCCGACCAAAGCAGCTACCTCACCGGGCAGCACATCGTCCTCGACGGCGGATGGCAGGTCGGATGA
- a CDS encoding gamma-glutamyltransferase — translation MATASAHPSRSTSTTFEPARSAPVIARGALGAVSAAHPLATDAGLAMLRSGGSAVDAAIAAQAVICVVLPDAAGLGGDLLALVSRPGQVTAVNGVGRSPAQAPARWSSDGGGSVTVPGLVDGWLTLHRHGGRLPLVDILSPARRLAEQTPLPVGTAEAAQRHRPRLERFGGAGWALLDALTTGVETWSQPELADLLDAIGTRGRDAFYAGDAADAIVAAVHRAGGSLTISDLAAHRSMASEPVSVRWHGGQLLVQPPPSQAVLLAMAAAWLEREGAPENLDALPHLLVELTESAFTHRSDAGRGKDLLSMALDVDPDRASGRGGPRSYLHTAGVATADAEGMVVSSLVSVFDDFGSGVYVPELGIVLANRAAGFTDGANAAGPGRYPVHTLAPALLVEDDAVTALATPGADGQVQTLLQLLARHRYLDEDWPSAVIAPRWRSEDGRLLVEHGHPAELDLRERGHEVVTRDYGEDVFGAVVIAGVDSGGPFAIADSRRSVEAGAA, via the coding sequence ATGGCTACCGCTTCCGCGCACCCCTCACGTTCGACATCAACTACGTTCGAGCCGGCGCGGTCTGCGCCGGTGATCGCGCGGGGCGCCCTTGGCGCTGTGTCAGCGGCGCATCCGCTCGCTACCGACGCCGGTCTTGCGATGTTGCGCAGTGGCGGTTCTGCGGTCGACGCCGCGATCGCCGCGCAGGCCGTGATCTGCGTCGTTCTGCCTGATGCCGCGGGCCTCGGTGGCGATCTTCTGGCGCTCGTCTCCCGCCCAGGGCAGGTCACGGCGGTGAACGGCGTCGGTCGATCCCCGGCACAGGCCCCGGCACGGTGGTCGAGCGACGGCGGCGGCTCGGTCACGGTGCCCGGACTCGTCGACGGGTGGCTGACTCTTCACCGGCACGGCGGACGGCTCCCGCTCGTCGACATCCTCTCCCCCGCCCGCCGGCTGGCGGAGCAGACCCCGCTTCCTGTGGGGACAGCCGAAGCTGCACAGCGACACCGGCCACGGCTCGAGCGGTTCGGAGGCGCGGGGTGGGCGCTCCTGGATGCCCTCACGACGGGAGTTGAAACCTGGTCGCAGCCCGAGCTCGCCGACCTCCTCGACGCGATCGGCACGCGCGGGCGCGATGCCTTCTATGCCGGTGATGCGGCCGATGCCATCGTCGCGGCAGTGCACCGCGCCGGCGGATCGCTCACGATCTCGGATCTCGCCGCCCACAGGAGCATGGCGAGTGAGCCGGTCTCGGTCAGGTGGCACGGTGGGCAGCTTCTCGTTCAGCCGCCGCCCTCTCAGGCCGTCCTTCTCGCAATGGCAGCAGCGTGGCTCGAGCGTGAAGGCGCGCCCGAGAACCTCGACGCGCTGCCCCACCTGCTGGTGGAACTCACCGAGAGCGCGTTCACCCATCGCTCAGACGCCGGTCGAGGAAAGGACCTCCTGTCGATGGCGCTCGACGTGGATCCGGATCGCGCGTCCGGCCGCGGGGGCCCGCGCTCGTATCTCCACACCGCCGGTGTCGCGACCGCCGATGCCGAAGGCATGGTGGTGTCGTCGCTGGTGAGCGTCTTCGATGACTTCGGCTCGGGGGTGTACGTTCCCGAACTCGGCATCGTGCTGGCCAACCGGGCCGCGGGCTTCACCGACGGCGCCAATGCGGCGGGGCCCGGGCGCTACCCCGTGCACACGCTGGCACCGGCGCTCCTCGTCGAGGACGACGCGGTGACGGCGCTTGCCACCCCCGGTGCGGACGGCCAAGTGCAGACACTGCTGCAACTCCTTGCCCGACACCGGTATCTCGACGAGGACTGGCCCTCCGCTGTCATCGCCCCTCGGTGGCGGAGCGAGGACGGCCGTCTGCTCGTCGAGCACGGACACCCCGCCGAGCTCGACCTCCGAGAACGTGGCCACGAGGTCGTCACCCGCGACTACGGCGAGGATGTCTTCGGCGCTGTCGTCATCGCCGGAGTGGACAGCGGCGGGCCGTTCGCCATCGCCGACTCTCGTCGTTCGGTCGAGGCGGGTGCCGCGTGA
- a CDS encoding M20/M25/M40 family metallo-hydrolase: protein MTAVVTASALARRMEGERDSLVKLCAELVAAPSVNPPGDTREVSAVVTRFLRSRGIESRLVALDPLMPCVVAEVDSGRPGPHLVLNVHLDTMPPGEEAEWTQPIWSLTQVAGRLYGLGMGNMKGAVAAMAHALAALHDHRDLWRGRVTFTAVSDEVAFGPHGSAHLLDTIPGIAGDALICGEGPGFRRLALGEKGVLWLRIDVAASGGHASSVRRGKSAAAVLARAMGAVDALTGTRGTLEGALADIRFADTDSALALTASVGVASAGTFVSQVASRGHAEIDLRLPPGISTNAAQRLVEAAVHAATEGADVTVRRLKGWDPNITSPESGIVQAWRQSWAELDLGELEYAIRLPASDASRWRTRGTPAICYGPQPTFSAGVDDYAEEDEVVRCATLYAAAAMGFLDASVSDEAGWSA from the coding sequence GTGACCGCCGTGGTGACAGCCAGCGCGCTGGCACGCCGGATGGAAGGCGAACGCGACTCGCTCGTGAAGCTCTGCGCCGAGCTCGTCGCCGCGCCCAGCGTCAACCCGCCGGGCGATACCCGTGAGGTCTCTGCCGTCGTGACGCGGTTCCTGAGATCGCGCGGCATCGAGTCGCGCCTCGTGGCGCTCGACCCTCTCATGCCGTGTGTCGTGGCCGAGGTCGATTCCGGGCGACCGGGGCCACACCTCGTCCTGAACGTTCACCTCGACACCATGCCGCCGGGTGAGGAGGCGGAGTGGACGCAGCCCATCTGGTCCCTCACGCAGGTCGCGGGGCGCCTGTACGGCCTCGGCATGGGCAACATGAAGGGCGCTGTCGCCGCAATGGCACACGCCCTCGCGGCGCTCCATGATCATCGAGACCTGTGGCGAGGTCGCGTCACCTTCACCGCGGTGAGCGACGAGGTGGCCTTCGGCCCCCACGGCTCGGCACACCTGCTGGACACCATCCCGGGAATCGCCGGCGATGCCCTCATCTGCGGCGAAGGCCCCGGCTTCCGACGCCTCGCTCTGGGCGAGAAGGGCGTGCTGTGGCTTCGGATCGACGTCGCCGCGTCCGGCGGCCACGCGTCATCAGTGAGAAGAGGGAAATCCGCAGCCGCCGTGCTCGCACGCGCCATGGGCGCGGTCGACGCCCTCACCGGCACCCGGGGCACCCTCGAGGGTGCGCTCGCCGACATCCGGTTCGCCGACACCGACTCGGCCCTCGCTCTCACCGCCAGCGTCGGCGTCGCCTCAGCCGGCACCTTCGTGTCGCAGGTTGCGTCGCGCGGTCACGCCGAGATCGACCTGCGACTGCCGCCGGGCATCTCGACCAACGCCGCGCAGCGTCTCGTCGAAGCGGCCGTGCATGCGGCGACCGAAGGAGCGGATGTCACGGTGCGGCGCCTGAAGGGCTGGGATCCGAACATCACCTCCCCCGAGAGCGGAATCGTGCAGGCGTGGCGACAGAGCTGGGCGGAGCTCGACCTCGGCGAGCTGGAGTATGCCATCCGCCTTCCCGCCAGCGACGCGAGCAGATGGCGTACCCGCGGGACGCCGGCGATCTGCTACGGCCCGCAGCCGACGTTTTCGGCCGGCGTCGACGACTACGCCGAGGAGGACGAGGTAGTGCGCTGCGCGACGCTCTACGCCGCTGCTGCGATGGGCTTCCTCGACGCATCCGTATCCGACGAGGCAGGATGGTCCGCGTGA
- a CDS encoding GlcG/HbpS family heme-binding protein, translated as MAALHLPRTSDVTEEVALALLAGVSTAAASRGVRLAACVVDRGGNLVAVRRADGSQIGGVTLAIDKAYTAVAFGAPTARWAESSVPGGTDWGMAGSLGGRAVMIAGGVPLYAAGELIGGLGVSGAPSSIDDACARESVAALGLEVEP; from the coding sequence ATGGCCGCTCTCCACCTCCCCCGCACGTCCGACGTCACCGAAGAAGTCGCGTTGGCCCTTCTGGCCGGCGTCTCGACGGCGGCGGCATCCCGAGGAGTGCGCCTGGCGGCGTGCGTGGTCGATCGTGGCGGGAACCTCGTCGCGGTCCGTCGCGCGGACGGATCCCAGATCGGCGGGGTGACCCTCGCCATCGACAAGGCATATACCGCCGTCGCGTTCGGTGCGCCGACCGCGCGGTGGGCGGAGAGTTCTGTACCCGGCGGAACAGACTGGGGAATGGCCGGGTCCCTCGGCGGACGGGCTGTGATGATCGCCGGTGGGGTACCCCTCTATGCGGCGGGGGAGCTGATCGGTGGCCTCGGCGTTTCTGGGGCCCCGAGCTCGATCGACGATGCGTGCGCGCGGGAAAGCGTCGCCGCTCTGGGGCTCGAGGTCGAACCGTGA
- a CDS encoding SDR family NAD(P)-dependent oxidoreductase: MVLNALSLLEGRQIIVVGGTGNVGFFLVKTFASAGAKVVVTSRSTKKVDRLRERLGRDLAGGLSALLGDFGTPESAAALRAQMRAAAPEVFAGVAASASWHQVPSMIQAGFADFRHVIETRLFAHYLAAETILGLLPGEGSYATMNGDAGFSGPPYPGTGAISVSSAAQGKLMEAWGAETGGSPRVNDVVMMASIGPDGARPGSPLTGPEVGVFVAALASPLGASVHNRSIRLRSPHQVEAALRGEFGESDR; the protein is encoded by the coding sequence GTGGTCCTGAATGCGCTATCGCTGCTCGAAGGACGACAGATCATCGTCGTTGGTGGAACGGGGAACGTTGGCTTCTTCCTTGTCAAGACCTTCGCATCCGCCGGCGCGAAAGTCGTCGTCACATCTCGCTCCACCAAGAAGGTGGATCGCCTCAGGGAGCGTCTGGGCCGCGACCTCGCGGGTGGACTGAGCGCCCTTCTGGGCGATTTCGGCACGCCTGAGAGCGCGGCGGCGCTTCGCGCCCAAATGAGGGCGGCGGCACCCGAAGTCTTCGCAGGAGTCGCAGCGTCCGCTAGCTGGCACCAGGTGCCGTCCATGATCCAGGCTGGCTTCGCCGACTTCCGACATGTGATCGAGACCCGTCTCTTCGCGCACTATCTCGCGGCGGAGACGATCCTCGGCTTACTGCCCGGGGAGGGCTCTTACGCAACGATGAACGGGGACGCGGGGTTTTCGGGTCCGCCGTATCCGGGGACCGGCGCCATTTCCGTGTCGTCTGCTGCGCAGGGGAAGCTCATGGAGGCCTGGGGAGCGGAAACCGGAGGCTCTCCGCGGGTCAACGACGTCGTGATGATGGCCTCGATCGGCCCCGACGGTGCGCGCCCCGGGTCGCCCCTGACCGGGCCGGAGGTCGGGGTGTTTGTCGCAGCGCTCGCTTCGCCGCTCGGCGCCTCCGTTCACAATCGCTCCATCCGGCTCCGGTCGCCGCACCAGGTCGAGGCAGCCCTTCGCGGTGAGTTCGGCGAAAGTGACCGCTGA
- a CDS encoding N-acyl homoserine lactonase family protein — MTATRMYLLQFGAERVPKSLSLRGGPHDLVWEPFSGVVVETTEGWILFDTGMARETHDADATDRLYRDGAMALGHDPRVATPAMHPAPPDPTAFTWGLPGDPLVAALARVGLTPSDIALAVISHLHLDHSGGIPTLARAGVPVAIQAAELAFAHSGRATFAAGFRVEDWSTESVDWRPLDGDTEIAPGVEVLFTPGHTPGHSSLRVDLPETGTWIFPADAADLGQNFLDGVTCGSCAGGDPSDERDADRSFRRLRHDADRLAARVVPGHDQIVLTAAMHPRGGGGGGHR; from the coding sequence ATGACAGCCACGCGCATGTATCTGCTGCAATTCGGCGCGGAGCGCGTGCCGAAGTCGCTCTCCCTTCGGGGCGGCCCCCACGACCTGGTCTGGGAGCCGTTCTCGGGCGTCGTCGTCGAGACGACCGAGGGCTGGATCCTCTTCGACACCGGCATGGCGCGCGAGACCCACGACGCCGACGCGACCGATCGGCTCTACCGCGACGGCGCGATGGCGCTCGGGCACGACCCTCGTGTTGCCACGCCGGCGATGCATCCCGCGCCACCCGACCCCACAGCGTTCACCTGGGGGCTCCCCGGCGATCCTCTGGTCGCGGCACTCGCGCGCGTCGGGCTGACCCCGTCCGACATCGCGCTCGCCGTTATCAGCCACCTCCATCTGGACCACTCCGGAGGCATCCCCACGCTCGCACGAGCCGGCGTGCCGGTGGCGATCCAGGCGGCCGAGCTCGCCTTCGCACACAGTGGGCGTGCTACATTCGCCGCAGGATTCCGGGTTGAAGACTGGTCGACGGAGAGCGTGGACTGGCGACCCCTCGACGGTGACACCGAGATCGCCCCCGGCGTCGAGGTACTCTTCACCCCCGGGCACACGCCCGGGCACTCCTCCCTCCGGGTCGATCTTCCCGAGACCGGGACGTGGATCTTCCCCGCGGACGCGGCGGACCTCGGTCAGAACTTCCTGGACGGGGTGACCTGCGGGTCGTGCGCCGGCGGGGACCCGTCGGACGAACGCGATGCCGACAGGTCGTTTCGCAGATTGAGGCACGACGCCGACCGTCTCGCGGCGCGCGTCGTGCCCGGCCACGACCAGATCGTGCTCACCGCAGCGATGCACCCGCGGGGGGGGGGGGGGGGGGGTCATCGCTGA
- a CDS encoding YoaK family protein has product MTQQLTRRRRVRDTSSRTALALMLALTFSTGVIDAVGYLGLDRVFTGNMTGNVVILGMALVGADGLPVLGPTVALIAFMAGALAAGRTLRLAAVGWSHRTTTLLCTVTAILLACSVTTLVIPDPAEPVALAVTGGLGAAMGVQAAAARHLAVKDVTTVVVTSTMTGLAADSWLGARTGQPWARRFLAILLILLGAAAGALALLAGLATGILISALISAAVTVVGHRTLRARVDRNPTS; this is encoded by the coding sequence ATGACACAGCAGCTCACCCGCCGGCGCCGTGTCCGCGACACCTCCTCCCGGACGGCGCTCGCACTCATGCTTGCCCTCACCTTCTCGACCGGCGTCATCGACGCGGTGGGCTACCTCGGACTCGACCGGGTCTTCACCGGCAACATGACCGGCAACGTCGTCATCCTCGGCATGGCCCTCGTCGGCGCCGACGGACTCCCCGTCCTCGGCCCGACCGTCGCGCTCATCGCCTTCATGGCCGGGGCGCTGGCCGCCGGGCGGACCCTCCGGCTCGCTGCGGTCGGCTGGTCTCATCGCACCACGACCCTCCTCTGCACCGTCACCGCGATCCTCCTCGCCTGCTCCGTGACAACACTCGTCATCCCCGACCCGGCGGAGCCGGTCGCTCTCGCTGTCACCGGCGGTCTGGGAGCCGCCATGGGCGTGCAGGCCGCAGCTGCCCGCCATCTCGCGGTGAAGGATGTCACGACCGTGGTCGTCACCTCCACAATGACGGGGCTTGCAGCCGACTCCTGGCTGGGAGCTCGAACCGGGCAGCCCTGGGCTCGGCGATTCCTCGCGATCCTGCTGATCCTTCTCGGCGCCGCCGCGGGTGCGCTCGCGCTCCTCGCCGGCCTTGCCACCGGCATCCTGATCTCCGCCCTCATCAGCGCGGCCGTCACCGTCGTCGGACACAGGACGCTCCGGGCACGCGTTGATCGGAATCCGACCTCATGA